One genomic region from Chthonomonas calidirosea T49 encodes:
- a CDS encoding alpha-N-arabinofuranosidase — protein sequence MEDVRITIKPDVRIGTISPRLYGHFAEHLGRCCYDGLFLKPTSAPVPNQKGFRTDVLEALKNMPMPLLRWPGGCYADHYHWRDGIGPKDQRPRRLGMSCGEVVEDDNSLGTHEFLWFCEQTGAEPYLAANVGTGSPQEMCDWVEYCNSALDTTLTRLRRANGAEKPFGVKLWGVGNENWGCGGNFDARDYALEYRRYATMLRHVDPHIELVACGFDEPWNRTLLQTLRHHLDTIDHLSVHRYWHGEGGELDPSEKVSYRLFTEASLTEAFVQQTADIIRVELGERRRVGVALDEWGIWHPEARLQFDPDKRGGPYEQVSTLRDALAAAIVLEGFHRQCRVLSLANLAQVVNVLHAPIQTRGAAMWRTPTYHVFQLHAPHIGATALEVEVHASLLPVSEELRCVTATASLDKEDNLTLTVLNLHLDQSASVHFGGTEGRVLFDAQLLTADNPLAHNSAEKPDAVVPQPIKATESTQGGYLVNLPKHSMATFRLKRR from the coding sequence ATCTCCACGTCTGTACGGACATTTTGCGGAACACCTAGGGCGCTGCTGTTATGATGGACTGTTTTTGAAGCCTACGAGCGCGCCGGTTCCTAACCAAAAAGGTTTTCGCACCGATGTGCTCGAGGCGCTGAAAAACATGCCTATGCCATTGCTGCGTTGGCCTGGGGGGTGTTATGCGGATCACTACCATTGGCGCGATGGTATCGGACCTAAGGATCAGCGCCCTAGAAGGCTCGGGATGTCCTGTGGAGAGGTTGTCGAGGACGACAACAGCTTAGGCACCCATGAGTTTCTTTGGTTTTGTGAGCAGACGGGGGCCGAACCCTATTTGGCTGCAAATGTAGGAACGGGATCGCCTCAAGAGATGTGCGATTGGGTTGAGTACTGCAACAGCGCTCTAGATACAACCCTTACCCGGCTACGGCGGGCAAATGGAGCGGAAAAACCGTTTGGGGTGAAGCTGTGGGGGGTTGGTAACGAAAACTGGGGGTGTGGAGGCAACTTCGATGCGCGCGATTATGCGCTGGAGTATCGGCGCTATGCAACCATGCTTCGGCATGTAGACCCCCACATTGAGCTTGTTGCTTGCGGCTTCGATGAGCCGTGGAATCGGACTCTCCTGCAAACCTTGCGCCACCATCTAGATACCATTGACCATCTTTCAGTGCACCGCTACTGGCACGGAGAAGGGGGAGAGCTCGATCCCTCTGAGAAGGTCTCTTATCGCCTTTTTACCGAGGCATCGCTGACGGAAGCCTTTGTGCAACAGACCGCCGACATCATTCGTGTGGAGCTCGGCGAACGACGCCGTGTGGGGGTTGCTCTGGATGAGTGGGGTATTTGGCATCCGGAGGCGAGACTTCAGTTTGATCCTGATAAACGCGGTGGGCCCTACGAGCAGGTTTCGACCCTACGCGATGCCCTAGCGGCCGCCATTGTTCTGGAAGGCTTTCATCGGCAGTGCCGCGTTTTGAGTTTGGCCAACCTCGCGCAAGTCGTAAATGTGCTTCATGCGCCCATTCAGACGCGAGGGGCTGCTATGTGGCGTACACCCACCTATCATGTCTTTCAGCTTCATGCCCCACATATAGGGGCCACCGCTCTGGAGGTAGAGGTGCATGCAAGTCTTTTGCCCGTTAGTGAGGAGCTGCGCTGCGTTACGGCTACCGCTTCGCTCGATAAGGAGGACAATCTTACACTCACCGTTCTCAATTTGCATTTGGATCAGTCGGCCTCGGTGCATTTCGGCGGCACAGAGGGCCGCGTGCTGTTCGATGCACAGCTGTTGACAGCCGATAACCCCCTCGCTCATAACTCGGCGGAGAAGCCGGACGCGGTGGTACCGCAGCCCATTAAGGCCACTGAGAGCACGCAGGGCGGCTACCTTGTGAATCTGCCGAAACACTCCATGGCGACGTTCCGGTTAAAACGAAGATGA